The following is a genomic window from Salmo salar chromosome ssa23, Ssal_v3.1, whole genome shotgun sequence.
tcattgtcctgttggatggtgaaccttagccacagtctgaggtcctgagcgctctggagcaggttttcatcaaggatctctcccttgatcctgactagtctcccagtccctgccgctgaaaaacattcccacagcatgatgctgccaccaccatgcttcaccatagggatggtgccaggtttcctccagacgtgacgcttggcattcaagccaaagagttcaatattggtttcatcagaccggagaatcttgctggtcatggtctgagagtcctttaggtgccttttgccaaactccaagtgggctgtcatatgccttttactgagaaatggcttctgtctggccactaccataaaggcctgattggtggagtgctgaagagatggttgtccatctggaagtttctcccatctcaacagaagAACTCtgaaactctgtcagagtgaccatcgggttcttggtcacctccctgaccaatgcccttctcccctgatggcTCAGTTtgtctgggtggccagctctaggaagagtcttggtgggtctaaacttcttccatttaagaatgatggaggccactgtgttcttggggatcttcaatgctgcataaatgttttgttactctcctccagatctgtgccttgacacaatactgtctcgaagctcaacggacaattccttcgacctcatggcttggtttttgctctgacatgcattgtcaactgtgggaccttatagacaggtgtgtggttttccaaatcatgtccaatcaattgaatttaccacaggtggactccaatcatgttgtagaaacatctcaaggatgatcaatggaaacaggacgcacctgagctcaatttcgagtctcatagcaaaggttctgaatacttatgtttaatacatttgcaaaaaaattaaaacatctcaaaacctgttttcgctttgttattatgaagtattgtatgtagattgatgagggaaataaatatttaatcaattttagaataaggctgtaacttaacaaaatgtggaaaaagtcaaggggtctgaatactttccaaatgcactgtatatactgtattctagtcaaacATAAGCATTttactgcacctgcgataacatctgcaataTATGTGTACACGGCCAATTATTGATTTATGCAATTGAAAAGATACAAACATACTCATTTTGGGCCATGTCAATTTTGAAACTTGAATATGTGACAAAAACCCATGCAGAATCATCAACGTTCTCATTATCTTAGAACCACCGACGATGATGGTCGCTGTCCTGGACTCATCACTACAAAAGCGTTCACGCCTGGGATGTATAAGATGCGTTTTGAGACTGGACAATATTGGGAGAGTTTGGGTCACAACTCCTTCTACCCATATGTTGAGGTAAGTGGGTATCAGCCATGGACGTATCAATACACCTACCAATACATTTGCCTGGAAGAATTTCCGGCATTTTTGAAAGATTAAAACCAACAAACCCTTATTATGTtctgtttctttctcttttttttcttcaacaGATTGTCTTCACTATAACAAACCCCAACGAGAGATTCCACTTGCCCCTGCTCCTGAGCCGCTTCTCCTATAGCACGTACAGGGGAAGTTAGAGCCATCTCTCGTCTGAGCCTCTGCCCGCACTATACCATGGATGTGGTTAATCGACCTAAAATGCTTACATGTCCAGTTGATACCTAAGTGGTCGAGTTACTGTAGTTTGAAATAGTCATGATGATGAACTGAAGTCAAATGGCTATCACGTGCTGAATATTTAGCTTGTTGTCTGTTCATCGTGAACGTACACATTTTGTAATCGCCTGTCAAATTGCTCATCCATGATgcaatgtgcgtgtgtgtttctcAGCCAATCACAGAGCAAGACCGAGCTCCGCAGAAAAACTCAAAGTCGTCCTATTCGCGCATAAATGAAATAAAGTTAATTAAAGCTGTAAACTTGTAATTATTGAACACATATCATCCTTGATATACTGTATTTTAAACATGGTTATATTTTACATGCAATTGTTGACCATACCCTAAGAATCAATGGAAAAACATTTCCATTCCAACCCAGATTGTCAGGCATCATTTTGGTCAATTTATTGGGGTCCTTAGTGGTCTTGCTCTGACATTCTTGCTCTTGCAGTATGTAATGACTGTGGCTGTTATCCAACACTGTCACACGGATGAACTGTAAGAAGCCAGAATATCTAGAACATTTGATATTTTTTTAACGAGTGGAGGGCAAGTGCCAGCGGGAGAATGGCTCAAATGTTGGGGCTTCTCTCGACGGCTGCTTTGCCTCTACGGATCGCAGTGAGAGCATGTGTACGCAGTGCAGTGTCAAGGAACTTCTCTGTGCTGCCCGGCTATCGTGGCTCCACGGTCAGGGTAAGGTTGTTTTGTGTTCGTTAAGCCAACTGAAATTAGGCACAAACTAATTAGCCATTCTAGCTAGTTCTATACAACACAAACAATGGCTAGAACTGTTATTGTGCTGTCAGAACTGTGTGCCTATATTAGTTAGGCAGTGCAGTAACGTTAGGTCAACAGACTAGTTAGCCAAGTtagcta
Proteins encoded in this region:
- the urah gene encoding 5-hydroxyisourate hydrolase (The RefSeq protein has 2 substitutions compared to this genomic sequence) — protein: MSSTLPNSPLTTYVLNTGDGVPGARMALSLHRLDSLLVIWNLVTVGTTGDDGCCPGLITTKAFTPGMYKMRFETGQYWESLGHNSFYPYVEIVFTITNPNERFHLPLLLSRFSYSTYRGS